A region from the Gemmatimonadota bacterium genome encodes:
- a CDS encoding acyltransferase, with amino-acid sequence MKAAGLDVGRTLKSLSLKQLLVRIAEEYLWWMVRSLPGFSGVYLRYFFVKLCAERVEGFCWISRGCTFANTYNLTLGKQVSFGRNVLLDALGGLTIGTNSGVGPNAVILAQEHSVVDRDPLGNSGHRSKPIVIGSNVFVGAATFLKAGITVGDDAVIAANSNVVMDVPKGGWVIGVPARPYPQVMRELLLAQRKAAGAAAPRSEAGPTS; translated from the coding sequence GTGAAGGCCGCGGGTCTGGATGTCGGGCGGACCCTCAAGAGCCTCTCTCTCAAGCAGCTCCTGGTCCGCATCGCGGAGGAATACCTCTGGTGGATGGTCCGGAGCCTGCCCGGCTTCTCCGGCGTCTATCTGCGCTACTTCTTCGTGAAGCTCTGCGCCGAGCGCGTCGAGGGCTTCTGCTGGATCAGCCGGGGCTGCACGTTCGCCAATACCTACAACCTCACCCTGGGCAAGCAGGTCAGCTTCGGGCGCAACGTCCTGCTGGACGCGCTGGGCGGACTGACCATCGGCACCAACTCCGGTGTGGGCCCCAATGCGGTGATCCTGGCTCAGGAGCACTCCGTGGTGGACCGTGACCCACTCGGGAACTCGGGCCACCGCAGCAAACCCATCGTGATCGGCTCCAACGTCTTCGTGGGCGCGGCCACCTTCCTGAAGGCCGGCATCACCGTGGGTGACGACGCCGTCATCGCCGCCAACTCCAACGTGGTGATGGACGTGCCCAAGGGCGGTTGGGTGATCGGTGTGCCCGCCAGGCCCTATCCGCAGGTGATGCGCGAGTTGCTGCTGGCGCAGCGCAAAGCGGCCGGCGCGGCGGCTCCGCGGTCGGAAGCGGGTCCCACCTCGTAG
- a CDS encoding acyl carrier protein gives MRDTVRRVVSSVLGVPEDDINESTGPDTIEAWDSLQHMNLILALEEELGVQFSDDDIVSMLDVGTIYEKAEALVAAK, from the coding sequence ATGAGGGACACCGTTCGGCGAGTGGTGAGCAGCGTGCTCGGCGTGCCGGAGGACGACATCAACGAGAGCACCGGCCCCGATACCATCGAGGCCTGGGACTCGCTCCAGCACATGAACCTCATCCTGGCATTGGAGGAGGAGCTGGGCGTGCAGTTCTCCGACGACGACATCGTCTCGATGCTCGACGTCGGCACGATCTACGAGAAGGCGGAAGCGCTGGTCGCCGCCAAGTGA
- a CDS encoding HAD-IIIC family phosphatase codes for MLEKSYTEIQQELKARDLSGLPAFPVTVLRNVVTEPIEPYLKWLGAEAGLRLELRFGDFDNIVQEAVGGAPRLLNGETACVLVHVRLEGVSPALAREFTSLESDAVHSERERVEDWIRSVLAGIRRQTKAMILWHGFETPLHPAYGVVDAHQPEGQAEAVARLNQALRAALAEHASAYYVDMDLCRARVGAPSFYDARYWHIGRAPYTREALREIALEDMKFVRALRGRNKKCLVLDCDNTLWGGIIGEDGLAGIKLGQTHPGSAYREFQQEVVSLARRGVILALCSKNNEEDVWEVFDRHPDMVLKRDDIAAWRVNWQDKASNLRELAAELNIGLDHMVFVDDSDFEVGLIREMVPEVHVLHLPVAKAVEKREALAACGLFDTLTVAAEDRQRNAMYRAEAGRKRLQSEITDMGGYLMSLEMEVEIRLADDLSTPRIAQLTQKTNQFNLTTIRYSDADIAAARHAEDADVLSLRLKDRFGDTGLVGVALLRYQGEEARVDSFLMSCRVLGREVEDVFLDQCLALARARGARRVVGEYRPSPKNRMVARFFPERGFEPLAGEGGAERWTRSLDAWDPPRREHFKAVHTDVPVTVTGPVGTN; via the coding sequence ATGCTCGAGAAGTCCTACACCGAGATCCAACAGGAGCTGAAGGCCCGCGACCTCTCGGGGTTGCCGGCCTTTCCGGTGACCGTGCTCCGCAATGTGGTCACCGAGCCCATCGAGCCCTACCTGAAGTGGTTGGGCGCGGAGGCGGGCCTACGCCTGGAGCTCCGGTTCGGAGACTTCGACAACATCGTTCAGGAGGCGGTGGGCGGAGCACCTCGGTTGCTCAACGGTGAGACGGCCTGCGTGCTGGTCCATGTGCGACTGGAGGGCGTTTCTCCGGCCCTGGCTCGCGAGTTCACGAGCCTGGAGTCGGATGCGGTACACAGCGAGCGCGAACGCGTGGAGGACTGGATCCGTTCGGTGCTGGCCGGCATCCGGCGGCAGACCAAGGCGATGATCCTTTGGCACGGCTTCGAGACACCGCTCCACCCGGCCTATGGCGTCGTCGACGCGCACCAGCCTGAAGGTCAGGCGGAGGCCGTGGCGCGCCTCAATCAGGCGCTCCGCGCCGCGCTGGCCGAGCACGCCAGTGCCTACTACGTGGACATGGACCTGTGCCGCGCGCGAGTGGGTGCTCCGTCGTTCTACGACGCACGCTACTGGCACATCGGTCGCGCGCCCTACACCCGGGAAGCCCTGAGAGAGATCGCGCTCGAGGACATGAAGTTCGTGCGCGCGCTCCGTGGCCGGAACAAGAAGTGCCTGGTCCTCGACTGCGACAACACGCTTTGGGGCGGGATCATCGGGGAGGACGGGTTGGCGGGCATCAAGCTCGGACAGACCCACCCCGGGTCGGCGTATCGGGAGTTCCAGCAGGAAGTCGTGAGCCTGGCCCGCCGCGGTGTGATCCTGGCGCTCTGCAGCAAGAACAACGAGGAGGACGTCTGGGAGGTGTTCGACCGCCACCCGGACATGGTGCTCAAGCGAGACGACATCGCAGCCTGGCGGGTGAATTGGCAGGACAAGGCCAGCAACCTCCGCGAGCTGGCCGCCGAGCTCAACATCGGTCTCGACCACATGGTCTTCGTGGACGACTCCGATTTCGAGGTGGGCCTGATCCGCGAGATGGTGCCGGAGGTGCACGTGCTGCACCTGCCGGTAGCCAAGGCGGTGGAAAAGCGCGAGGCGCTGGCCGCCTGCGGTCTCTTCGATACGCTGACCGTGGCGGCGGAGGACCGGCAACGGAACGCCATGTATCGGGCGGAGGCTGGACGGAAGCGGCTGCAGTCCGAAATCACCGACATGGGCGGCTATCTGATGTCCCTGGAGATGGAGGTCGAGATCCGGCTGGCGGACGACCTGTCCACACCCCGCATCGCGCAGCTCACCCAGAAGACCAATCAGTTCAACCTCACCACCATCCGATACTCGGACGCAGACATCGCGGCCGCCCGCCACGCGGAGGACGCCGACGTGTTGAGCCTTCGGCTCAAGGACCGGTTCGGGGACACGGGGCTGGTGGGTGTGGCGCTGCTGCGCTACCAGGGAGAGGAGGCCCGGGTGGACTCGTTCCTGATGTCCTGCCGGGTGCTGGGGCGCGAGGTGGAAGACGTGTTCCTGGACCAGTGCCTGGCGCTGGCCAGGGCGCGGGGAGCCCGCCGGGTGGTCGGCGAGTACCGGCCTAGCCCCAAGAACCGCATGGTGGCCCGATTCTTCCCGGAGCGGGGCTTCGAGCCGCTGGCGGGGGAGGGGGGCGCGGAACGCTGGACCCGCTCGCTGGATGCCTGGGACCCGCCCCGGCGCGAGCACTTCAAGGCAGTGCACACGGACGTACCGGTCACGGTGACGGGCCCGGTGGGAACGAACTAG
- a CDS encoding DUF2231 domain-containing protein, with protein sequence MPELGAFHPIVVHFAIALLFVGVPLRILSLFGKWQFPGPAALLLILVGTAASMVAVKSGIDAHGPAERVPGARPAVVEHEELGEKTRNIFLAVAAMELLALALRKQRYGRAFLFGSAAIGAVGLFFMYETGEHGGELVYSYAGGVGTRTGEEEDVGRLLRAGLYHQAMQDREAGRAEAAARLIDEMAQRSPSDPDVLLLSAQSTLQDRNDPEGALAQLERIPGASEGPMRLRVAYIRADALVAMGDRAGALALLEGLQQEFPTSTQLQRRIEALQN encoded by the coding sequence ATGCCCGAACTCGGGGCCTTCCATCCGATCGTCGTCCACTTCGCCATCGCCCTCCTCTTCGTGGGGGTGCCGCTCCGCATCCTGTCGCTGTTCGGGAAATGGCAGTTTCCCGGGCCCGCGGCCCTGCTGCTGATTCTGGTTGGGACGGCTGCGTCCATGGTGGCGGTCAAGTCGGGGATCGACGCGCATGGGCCGGCCGAACGTGTCCCGGGGGCACGCCCGGCGGTGGTCGAGCACGAAGAGCTGGGGGAGAAGACCCGCAACATCTTTCTGGCGGTTGCGGCCATGGAGCTGCTGGCCCTGGCGCTCCGGAAGCAGCGCTACGGCCGCGCGTTCCTGTTCGGTTCGGCCGCGATCGGGGCCGTGGGCTTGTTCTTCATGTACGAGACCGGTGAGCACGGGGGGGAGCTGGTCTATTCGTATGCCGGGGGCGTGGGGACGCGCACCGGCGAGGAAGAGGATGTAGGTCGGCTCCTCAGGGCCGGCCTCTATCATCAGGCCATGCAGGACCGCGAGGCGGGACGCGCCGAGGCTGCCGCGCGCTTGATCGACGAGATGGCCCAACGCTCGCCGTCCGACCCCGACGTGTTGCTGTTGAGCGCCCAGTCCACACTGCAGGACCGGAACGATCCGGAAGGCGCCCTGGCGCAACTCGAGCGCATTCCCGGTGCGAGCGAAGGGCCCATGCGCCTGCGCGTGGCGTACATCCGAGCGGACGCGCTGGTGGCCATGGGCGACCGGGCCGGTGCGCTGGCCTTGTTGGAGGGACTCCAACAGGAGTTCCCGACCAGCACGCAGTTGCAGCGGCGGATCGAAGCCCTGCAGAACTAG
- a CDS encoding MaoC/PaaZ C-terminal domain-containing protein, whose protein sequence is MAIERIEDVEVGAVHTETRTFDASLMETFIAFTRDSAGIHTNREHSAEMGFENLVVHGFLLSTPFSRILGMDLPGEKTVIGSMELNFHEPVYKGDTVTYTATVTRVIKPLGSVLLELRIVKDDGTVCVKGKANCVFT, encoded by the coding sequence GTGGCCATCGAACGCATCGAGGACGTGGAAGTGGGGGCTGTCCATACGGAGACCCGGACCTTCGACGCCTCGCTGATGGAGACCTTCATCGCGTTCACGCGCGACTCGGCGGGGATCCACACCAACCGGGAGCACTCGGCCGAGATGGGCTTCGAGAACCTGGTGGTGCACGGCTTCCTGCTCTCGACGCCCTTCAGTCGCATCCTGGGCATGGATCTGCCGGGTGAGAAGACCGTGATCGGCTCCATGGAGCTCAACTTCCACGAACCCGTCTACAAAGGGGACACCGTGACGTACACGGCCACGGTGACCCGAGTGATCAAGCCCCTGGGCTCCGTGCTGCTCGAGCTGCGCATCGTGAAGGACGATGGCACGGTGTGCGTGAAGGGGAAGGCCAACTGCGTCTTCACCTGA
- a CDS encoding SAM-dependent methyltransferase, with product MAGIEHVSDTARWVAVYRAMETERPDALFQDPWARQLAGEKGEQIVRSMRRGRAAAWAMIVRTQVFDELIRDAVHHRGVDRVVNLAAGLDARPWRLDLPAELCWVDVDLPDILDHKLAVIGDAPPRCDYRAVTADLADAGARSRVLAESAAGSRSALVVSEGLLIYLDPTDVGALAADLAGHAAYRWWLIDLASPRLLKMMQRSWGKATAAGQAPFRFAPEEGTDFFRPFGWVESEFRSSGEEARRLHRAPRYMAFWRAVFRFAPRHVRESAQRMAGTVLLERNAPPSMA from the coding sequence ATGGCTGGGATCGAGCACGTATCGGACACGGCCCGCTGGGTCGCCGTCTACCGGGCCATGGAGACGGAGCGCCCCGACGCGCTCTTCCAGGACCCTTGGGCCCGTCAGCTCGCGGGGGAAAAGGGCGAGCAGATCGTCCGCTCCATGCGACGAGGCCGGGCGGCCGCCTGGGCCATGATCGTGCGCACGCAGGTCTTCGACGAGCTCATCCGGGACGCGGTGCACCACCGAGGCGTGGACCGGGTCGTCAACCTGGCGGCGGGCCTGGACGCGCGTCCCTGGCGCCTGGACCTGCCCGCGGAGCTCTGCTGGGTGGACGTGGACCTGCCCGACATCCTGGACCACAAGCTCGCCGTGATCGGAGATGCGCCCCCTCGGTGTGACTACCGCGCCGTGACGGCCGACCTCGCCGATGCGGGCGCCCGCAGCCGCGTGTTGGCGGAGTCGGCCGCCGGATCGCGGAGCGCTCTGGTGGTCTCGGAGGGCCTGCTCATCTACCTGGACCCCACCGACGTGGGCGCGCTGGCCGCCGACCTGGCGGGGCACGCCGCCTACCGCTGGTGGCTGATCGACCTGGCCAGCCCCCGCCTGCTCAAGATGATGCAACGCTCCTGGGGGAAGGCCACGGCGGCTGGTCAGGCACCCTTCCGCTTTGCGCCGGAAGAGGGCACCGACTTCTTCCGTCCGTTCGGATGGGTGGAGTCGGAGTTCCGCTCCTCCGGAGAGGAGGCGCGTCGTCTACACCGGGCCCCGCGCTACATGGCCTTCTGGCGAGCCGTCTTCCGGTTCGCGCCCCGGCACGTGCGCGAGTCCGCGCAGCGGATGGCGGGAACGGTGTTGCTGGAGCGGAACGCCCCGCCATCGATGGCCTGA
- a CDS encoding methyltransferase, with protein MSLDAFELFKKLLYKNAFMFRKTFDSVEEEFGQPWREEFDLHLRNLFGMDEERYLYAVKGYTKFAIDFMRLERLFKQKREYEPQTYDEAKERVYMNRDYMMNLYLPGILVSHFLWRHHYRQFQFYKEQFLPRLDAYDDKRFYEVGTGTGFFTVQVPRHDPAWHGIGIDISPYSREFTLNQVNGWGFGNQFTSSETNIIGAGLEPLPVVQCIEVLEHLSDPQIFLDNLRLMLREGGVGFVTAALTAPNADHIYLYWEPEEVIAQLEKAGFQVHDYVEEKGYEAPPEEIVPKVAAFIVS; from the coding sequence ATGAGCCTGGATGCCTTCGAGCTCTTCAAGAAGCTGCTGTACAAGAACGCCTTCATGTTCCGGAAGACGTTCGACAGCGTGGAGGAGGAGTTCGGCCAGCCCTGGCGCGAGGAGTTCGACCTCCACCTGCGCAACCTCTTCGGCATGGACGAGGAGCGCTATCTGTACGCGGTGAAGGGGTACACCAAGTTCGCCATCGACTTCATGCGTCTCGAGCGTCTGTTCAAGCAGAAGCGCGAGTACGAGCCTCAGACCTACGACGAGGCCAAGGAGCGGGTCTACATGAACCGCGACTACATGATGAACCTCTATCTGCCTGGGATCCTGGTGTCTCACTTCCTGTGGCGCCACCACTACCGGCAGTTCCAGTTCTACAAGGAGCAGTTCCTGCCGCGCCTGGATGCGTACGACGACAAGCGCTTCTACGAGGTGGGTACCGGAACGGGCTTCTTCACGGTGCAGGTCCCCCGCCACGACCCGGCCTGGCATGGGATCGGGATCGACATCAGCCCGTATTCCCGGGAGTTCACGCTGAACCAGGTGAACGGCTGGGGCTTTGGGAATCAGTTCACCTCCAGCGAAACCAACATCATCGGTGCTGGCCTGGAGCCGCTCCCGGTGGTGCAGTGTATCGAAGTGTTGGAGCACCTCTCCGACCCCCAGATCTTCTTGGACAACCTGCGGCTCATGCTGAGGGAGGGAGGGGTAGGATTCGTCACGGCGGCCCTCACCGCGCCCAACGCGGATCACATCTATCTGTACTGGGAGCCCGAAGAGGTGATCGCGCAGCTGGAGAAGGCCGGCTTCCAGGTCCACGACTACGTGGAGGAGAAGGGCTACGAGGCGCCACCCGAGGAGATCGTTCCCAAGGTGGCTGCCTTCATCGTGTCCTGA